The genomic DNA GTTGCCGGCACGTTACCTGATTGCGTCCGAGCAGCCGGGCAACCTCCTCGAACTCGACATCAAAGACGTCATGCAACAGAAAGGCGGCCCGCTCGAGGGGTGAAAGCCGTTCCAGGGCCAACATCAATCCGATGGACAAATCGGAGGCATAGTCGCTCGCCGTCCCCGCGCCCAAGGTCTCGGCATCCAGCACGGGCTCCGGCAACCATGGGCCGACATAGGTCTCACGCTTTACGCGGGCGGATTTCATCTGATCAAGACAGATGCGAGTGACGACCTTTGCCAGGAACGCTCGCGGCGACTCGACCCTCGCCCTGTCGGTACCGTGCCATCGAAGGTAGGCTTCCTGCACAGCATCCTCGGCTTCAGTCAACGAGCCAAGCATCCGGTACGCCAAACCGGTCAAATAGCGACGGTGCTTTTCGAACTGGTCTGCCGCCCTGCGCCCGCTCTCTTCAGGCGAGCTTTGCTCCTGTAAGGGGTCCGTCATGGTGCACTCCCGAGGAAGTGATCGAGCTGAAACTCAGTTGGCTTGGGGTTCGTCTGGATGGTGAGCGCGCGCTCCTATGGCAAGGCGGTTGAAGGCATTGATGAGCGCGATTGCAACGGAGAGCGCGATGATCTCGTCCTGGGAGAAGCATCGCTGCACTTCTTCGAACAACTTCATCGGGCGCGTGAGTTTCTGCAATCCGCGTCAAGCTCTCCGTGCAACGCAAGCGCCGCCCGCTCCAGGTCCGAGAACAGCGCCGACTCGCACCAGGCGTCCAGCAGGAGAAGCCGGGTAGGACTCTCGCCGTGCTTGAGCGCCTCGCCGCT from Bradyrhizobium sp. CCBAU 53351 includes the following:
- a CDS encoding sigma-70 family RNA polymerase sigma factor, whose translation is MTDPLQEQSSPEESGRRAADQFEKHRRYLTGLAYRMLGSLTEAEDAVQEAYLRWHGTDRARVESPRAFLAKVVTRICLDQMKSARVKRETYVGPWLPEPVLDAETLGAGTASDYASDLSIGLMLALERLSPLERAAFLLHDVFDVEFEEVARLLGRNQVTCRQLAARARAHIRESRPRFEVEPDKGNEILEAFMTAYRTGNVDGLANILSNDAVLYTDGGGKRRAALNPIVGRPRIIALFAGLARKRVQPVVDLRPAMINGLPGCVATLANGELLTIALEIVTGRIGRVYVVRNPDKLTHVANSKGPHDA